The Xiphophorus hellerii strain 12219 chromosome 5, Xiphophorus_hellerii-4.1, whole genome shotgun sequence genome window below encodes:
- the psip1a gene encoding PC4 and SFRS1 interacting protein 1a isoform X2, producing MAGDWKPGDLIFAKMKGYPHWPARIDEVPDGAVKPSNIKYPIFFFGTHETAFLGPKDIFPYQQHKEKYAKPNKRKGFNEGLWEIENNPKVELTAPKPVPPPSFLEKDLESGPEGEEDAADKGVKPKVPGKEAEQENDDEEEEEKEEEEGSLMSEQGPQIQDVSAQKESTDPSKPKRGRKKKGEQENEKNEDPGSPVSPSGGDAPKRRGRKPKTEKLLLLQQDQHGSGSEMETNESEKKRKRAAEDKQLNGEEEKRKKREGSKGKEVELKESEAKKKKDNGSSGSDDDESQKSKGRKKLQNAEADKDGRRWKADEPREADKEDVKKPEVGPKKKEMSTDLKLQKLHSEIKISLKIDNPDVKKCLDALDEIGSLQVTTQHLQKHSELIATLKKIRKFKASQDIMDKATMLYNKFKTMFLVGEGDCVLSQVLNKSLAEQRQHEEAKRGALKRAEHVKDCGTDKVANGDASPEEKKTDKMEDASAGENHSPPKLQETA from the exons ATGGCCGGAGACTGGAAGCCAGGCGACCTGATTTTTGCCAAAATGAAGGGTTATCCTCACTGGCCTGCGAGG atcgATGAAGTGCCAGACGGTGCTGTGAAACCGTCCAACATCAAATATCCGattttcttcttcggcactcaTGAAAC AGCGTTTCTTGGGCCGAAGGACATTTTTCCGTAccaacaacacaaagaaaaatatgcGAAACCAAACAAAAGGAAAGGCTTCAATGAAGGATTGTGGGAGATCGAAAACAACCCAAAAGTTGAGCTGACTGCGCCCAAG ccggttcctcctccttccttcctgGAAAAGGATTTGGAAAGCGGTCCGGAAGGAGAAGAAGACGCAGCCGATAAAGGAGTCAAACCCAAA GTTCCAGGAAAAGAGGCTGAGCAGGAgaatgatgatgaggaggaggaggagaaagaggaggaggaagggtcTCTGATGTCTGAGCAGGGTCCTCAGATCCAGGAT GTTTCTGCTCAGAAAGAATCGACTGATCCCTCAAAACCCaaaagaggaaggaagaagaAG ggtGAGCAGGAGAACGAAAAAAACGAAGATCCTGGAAGCCCCGTTAGTCCATCAG GTGGAGACGCTCCGAAACGGCGAGGCAGGAAGCCGAAAACCGagaagctgctcctgctgcagcaggaccAACACGGCTCTGGGAGCGAAAT ggaGACGAACGAGTCTGAGAAGAAGCGAAAGAGGGCAGCGGAGGACAAGCAGCTGAAtggagaagaagagaagaggaagaagagggaggGCAGCAAGGGGAAGGAGGTGGAGCTAAAGGAGTCAgaggccaagaagaagaaggacaaCGGCTCGTCTGGCTCGGACGACGACGAG TCTCAGAAAAGCAAAGGGAGGAAGAAGCTGCAGAACGCGGAGGCGGATAAAGACGGGCGGCGCTGGAAAGCCGACGAACCGAGAGA ggcCGACAAAGAAGATGTGAAGAAACCTGAGGTGGGACCCAAGAAGaaag AAATGTCAACTGAcctgaaattacaaaaactcCACAGTGAGATCAAGATTTCCCTGAAAATCGACAACCCG GATGTGAAGAAATGTTTGGACGCGTTGGACGAGATCGGTTCTCTTCAGGTGACGACTCAGCACCTGCAGAAGCACAGCGAACTCATCGCCACGCTCAAGAAG ATCCGGAAGTTCAAGGCCAGCCAGGACATCATGGACAAAGCCACCATGCTGTACAACAAGTTCAAGACGATGTTCCTGGTGGGCGAGGGCGACTGCGTGCTGAGCCAGGTGTTGAACAAGTCGCTCGCCGAGCAGCGGCAGCATGAAGAGGCCAAGAGAGGAGCGCTGAAGAGAGCAGAGCACGTCAAGGACTGTGGCACAG ACAAGGTGGCCAACGGCGACGCCAGCCCTGAGGAGAAGAAGACGGACAAGATGGAGGACGCCTCGGCGGGAGAAAACCACAG TCCTCCGAAACTTCAGGAGACGGCCTGA
- the snapc3 gene encoding snRNA-activating protein complex subunit 3 isoform X2 produces MAASEQPAEPSSSIPDYEFMNLSSTPFHIGSFRDEWLKRLKPENFSFQPGDQDSFEARFAAAMGVGEETMTELRSVCSVDSLLCRSGDQEPDPEVVPLNATLQTLKHRKKQNNKPQKRTNNRHDLYVDELDRLTAGRLPETEANRLPEGELILTINIYFPSTVEKFNHLRAHTTLLMTGSHTLADLRDAVCCVSDLQVCGEFSSTPDMAPDFMSKDLFKSAYFFFEGVFYNDMRYPECQDISSTTIDWAKSHNYPQFSTAKMEDTRFLDLKVKVGFPYLYCHQGDCEHLVIITDVRLAHRSDCLDTDLYPLLTHKNRLVTQKCSVCHVFIGRWYTTRDQFAPSDPCLFCDKCFRMLHYDKEGNKLGDFLAYPYVDRGAFN; encoded by the exons ATGGCGGCGTCCGAGCAACCGGCAGAACCGAGCAGCAGCATCCCAGATTATGAATTTATGAATTTAAGCTCCACACCTTTTCACATCGGCTCCTTCCGGGACGAGTGGCTGAAAAGACTGAAGCCGGAAAACTTTTCCTTCCAGCCGGGAGACCAGGACTCGTTTGAAGCTCGCTTCGCTGCGGCGATGGGGGTCGGAGAGGAAACCATGACCGAACTCAGATCCGTCTGCAG TGTCGACTCGCTTCTTTGCCGTTCTGGAGATCAGGAGCCCGACCCGGAAGTCGTCCCTCTGAACGCGACACTGCAGACTCTGAA ACacagaaaaaagcagaacaacaaACCTCAGAAACGTACCAACAACAGACATGACCTCTACGTGGATGAACTG GACCGCCTGACTGCTGGAAGGCTACCAGAAACCGAGGCTAACCGGCTCCCTGAAGGCGAACTCATTCTAACTATCAATATCTACTTCCCAAGTACTGTGGAGAAA TTTAACCACCTCAGAGCCCACACCACGCTGCTGATGACCGGCTCCCACACGCTGGCCGACCTCCGGGACGCCGTCTGCTGCGTCAGCGACCTGCAGGTGTGCGGCGAGTTCAGCAGCACGCCAGACATGGCGCCAGATTTCATGAGCAAA GATCTTTTCAAATCGGCCTACTTTTTCTTCGAAGGAGTTTTCTACAATGACATGCGCTATCCAGAGTGCCAGGACATCAGCAG TACGACCATCGACTGGGCAAAATCCCACAACTACCCGCAGTTCAGCACGGCCAAAATGGAGGACACGCGGTTTTTGGACCTGAAGGTGAAGGTGGGGTTTCCGTACCTCTACTGTCACCAAGGCGACTGCGAACACCTCGTCATCATCACTGACGTCAG ACTGGCGCACCGCAGCGACTGCCTGGACACGGACCTTTACCCGCTGCTCACCCATAAGAACCGCTTGGTGACCCAAAAATGTTCCGTCTGCCACGTCTTCATCGGCAG ATGGTACACCACCAGGGACCAGTTTGCGCCCAGCGACCCGTGTCTGTTCTGCGATAAATGTTTCCGGATGCTGCATTACGACAAGGAAGGGAACAAGCTGGGAGACTTCCTGGCGTATCCGTACGTGGACCGAGGCGCCTTCAACTGA
- the psip1a gene encoding PC4 and SFRS1 interacting protein 1a isoform X4 has protein sequence MLGSKKSRKLADRASLRPMLCLWCIQVPGKEAEQENDDEEEEEKEEEEGSLMSEQGPQIQDVSAQKESTDPSKPKRGRKKKGEQENEKNEDPGSPVSPSGGDAPKRRGRKPKTEKLLLLQQDQHGSGSEMETNESEKKRKRAAEDKQLNGEEEKRKKREGSKGKEVELKESEAKKKKDNGSSGSDDDESQKSKGRKKLQNAEADKDGRRWKADEPREADKEDVKKPEVGPKKKEMSTDLKLQKLHSEIKISLKIDNPDVKKCLDALDEIGSLQVTTQHLQKHSELIATLKKIRKFKASQDIMDKATMLYNKFKTMFLVGEGDCVLSQVLNKSLAEQRQHEEAKRGALKRAEHVKDCGTEPRRQSHADGAVTPSLIKSSCSADKVANGDASPEEKKTDKMEDASAGENHSPPKLQETA, from the exons ATGCTTGGTAGCAAAAAGAGCAGGAAGCTCGCTGACCGCGCCTCGCTGCGTCCTATGCTGTGTCTATGGTGCATTCAGGTTCCAGGAAAAGAGGCTGAGCAGGAgaatgatgatgaggaggaggaggagaaagaggaggaggaagggtcTCTGATGTCTGAGCAGGGTCCTCAGATCCAGGAT GTTTCTGCTCAGAAAGAATCGACTGATCCCTCAAAACCCaaaagaggaaggaagaagaAG ggtGAGCAGGAGAACGAAAAAAACGAAGATCCTGGAAGCCCCGTTAGTCCATCAG GTGGAGACGCTCCGAAACGGCGAGGCAGGAAGCCGAAAACCGagaagctgctcctgctgcagcaggaccAACACGGCTCTGGGAGCGAAAT ggaGACGAACGAGTCTGAGAAGAAGCGAAAGAGGGCAGCGGAGGACAAGCAGCTGAAtggagaagaagagaagaggaagaagagggaggGCAGCAAGGGGAAGGAGGTGGAGCTAAAGGAGTCAgaggccaagaagaagaaggacaaCGGCTCGTCTGGCTCGGACGACGACGAG TCTCAGAAAAGCAAAGGGAGGAAGAAGCTGCAGAACGCGGAGGCGGATAAAGACGGGCGGCGCTGGAAAGCCGACGAACCGAGAGA ggcCGACAAAGAAGATGTGAAGAAACCTGAGGTGGGACCCAAGAAGaaag AAATGTCAACTGAcctgaaattacaaaaactcCACAGTGAGATCAAGATTTCCCTGAAAATCGACAACCCG GATGTGAAGAAATGTTTGGACGCGTTGGACGAGATCGGTTCTCTTCAGGTGACGACTCAGCACCTGCAGAAGCACAGCGAACTCATCGCCACGCTCAAGAAG ATCCGGAAGTTCAAGGCCAGCCAGGACATCATGGACAAAGCCACCATGCTGTACAACAAGTTCAAGACGATGTTCCTGGTGGGCGAGGGCGACTGCGTGCTGAGCCAGGTGTTGAACAAGTCGCTCGCCGAGCAGCGGCAGCATGAAGAGGCCAAGAGAGGAGCGCTGAAGAGAGCAGAGCACGTCAAGGACTGTGGCACAG AGCCGCGCCGGCAGTCACATGCTGACGGCGCTGTGACGCCATCGCTGATCAAATCTTCCTGCTCTGCAGACAAGGTGGCCAACGGCGACGCCAGCCCTGAGGAGAAGAAGACGGACAAGATGGAGGACGCCTCGGCGGGAGAAAACCACAG TCCTCCGAAACTTCAGGAGACGGCCTGA
- the psip1a gene encoding PC4 and SFRS1 interacting protein 1a isoform X1, which produces MAGDWKPGDLIFAKMKGYPHWPARIDEVPDGAVKPSNIKYPIFFFGTHETAFLGPKDIFPYQQHKEKYAKPNKRKGFNEGLWEIENNPKVELTAPKPVPPPSFLEKDLESGPEGEEDAADKGVKPKVPGKEAEQENDDEEEEEKEEEEGSLMSEQGPQIQDVSAQKESTDPSKPKRGRKKKGEQENEKNEDPGSPVSPSGGDAPKRRGRKPKTEKLLLLQQDQHGSGSEMETNESEKKRKRAAEDKQLNGEEEKRKKREGSKGKEVELKESEAKKKKDNGSSGSDDDESQKSKGRKKLQNAEADKDGRRWKADEPREADKEDVKKPEVGPKKKEMSTDLKLQKLHSEIKISLKIDNPDVKKCLDALDEIGSLQVTTQHLQKHSELIATLKKIRKFKASQDIMDKATMLYNKFKTMFLVGEGDCVLSQVLNKSLAEQRQHEEAKRGALKRAEHVKDCGTEPRRQSHADGAVTPSLIKSSCSADKVANGDASPEEKKTDKMEDASAGENHSPPKLQETA; this is translated from the exons ATGGCCGGAGACTGGAAGCCAGGCGACCTGATTTTTGCCAAAATGAAGGGTTATCCTCACTGGCCTGCGAGG atcgATGAAGTGCCAGACGGTGCTGTGAAACCGTCCAACATCAAATATCCGattttcttcttcggcactcaTGAAAC AGCGTTTCTTGGGCCGAAGGACATTTTTCCGTAccaacaacacaaagaaaaatatgcGAAACCAAACAAAAGGAAAGGCTTCAATGAAGGATTGTGGGAGATCGAAAACAACCCAAAAGTTGAGCTGACTGCGCCCAAG ccggttcctcctccttccttcctgGAAAAGGATTTGGAAAGCGGTCCGGAAGGAGAAGAAGACGCAGCCGATAAAGGAGTCAAACCCAAA GTTCCAGGAAAAGAGGCTGAGCAGGAgaatgatgatgaggaggaggaggagaaagaggaggaggaagggtcTCTGATGTCTGAGCAGGGTCCTCAGATCCAGGAT GTTTCTGCTCAGAAAGAATCGACTGATCCCTCAAAACCCaaaagaggaaggaagaagaAG ggtGAGCAGGAGAACGAAAAAAACGAAGATCCTGGAAGCCCCGTTAGTCCATCAG GTGGAGACGCTCCGAAACGGCGAGGCAGGAAGCCGAAAACCGagaagctgctcctgctgcagcaggaccAACACGGCTCTGGGAGCGAAAT ggaGACGAACGAGTCTGAGAAGAAGCGAAAGAGGGCAGCGGAGGACAAGCAGCTGAAtggagaagaagagaagaggaagaagagggaggGCAGCAAGGGGAAGGAGGTGGAGCTAAAGGAGTCAgaggccaagaagaagaaggacaaCGGCTCGTCTGGCTCGGACGACGACGAG TCTCAGAAAAGCAAAGGGAGGAAGAAGCTGCAGAACGCGGAGGCGGATAAAGACGGGCGGCGCTGGAAAGCCGACGAACCGAGAGA ggcCGACAAAGAAGATGTGAAGAAACCTGAGGTGGGACCCAAGAAGaaag AAATGTCAACTGAcctgaaattacaaaaactcCACAGTGAGATCAAGATTTCCCTGAAAATCGACAACCCG GATGTGAAGAAATGTTTGGACGCGTTGGACGAGATCGGTTCTCTTCAGGTGACGACTCAGCACCTGCAGAAGCACAGCGAACTCATCGCCACGCTCAAGAAG ATCCGGAAGTTCAAGGCCAGCCAGGACATCATGGACAAAGCCACCATGCTGTACAACAAGTTCAAGACGATGTTCCTGGTGGGCGAGGGCGACTGCGTGCTGAGCCAGGTGTTGAACAAGTCGCTCGCCGAGCAGCGGCAGCATGAAGAGGCCAAGAGAGGAGCGCTGAAGAGAGCAGAGCACGTCAAGGACTGTGGCACAG AGCCGCGCCGGCAGTCACATGCTGACGGCGCTGTGACGCCATCGCTGATCAAATCTTCCTGCTCTGCAGACAAGGTGGCCAACGGCGACGCCAGCCCTGAGGAGAAGAAGACGGACAAGATGGAGGACGCCTCGGCGGGAGAAAACCACAG TCCTCCGAAACTTCAGGAGACGGCCTGA
- the snapc3 gene encoding snRNA-activating protein complex subunit 3 isoform X1, with translation MAASEQPAEPSSSIPDYEFMNLSSTPFHIGSFRDEWLKRLKPENFSFQPGDQDSFEARFAAAMGVGEETMTELRSVCSVDSLLCRSGDQEPDPEVVPLNATLQTLKHRKKQNNKPQKRTNNRHDLYVDELDRLTAGRLPETEANRLPEGELILTINIYFPSTVEKHNLHCGFCIVFTLWATILPNFPQFNHLRAHTTLLMTGSHTLADLRDAVCCVSDLQVCGEFSSTPDMAPDFMSKDLFKSAYFFFEGVFYNDMRYPECQDISSTTIDWAKSHNYPQFSTAKMEDTRFLDLKVKVGFPYLYCHQGDCEHLVIITDVRLAHRSDCLDTDLYPLLTHKNRLVTQKCSVCHVFIGRWYTTRDQFAPSDPCLFCDKCFRMLHYDKEGNKLGDFLAYPYVDRGAFN, from the exons ATGGCGGCGTCCGAGCAACCGGCAGAACCGAGCAGCAGCATCCCAGATTATGAATTTATGAATTTAAGCTCCACACCTTTTCACATCGGCTCCTTCCGGGACGAGTGGCTGAAAAGACTGAAGCCGGAAAACTTTTCCTTCCAGCCGGGAGACCAGGACTCGTTTGAAGCTCGCTTCGCTGCGGCGATGGGGGTCGGAGAGGAAACCATGACCGAACTCAGATCCGTCTGCAG TGTCGACTCGCTTCTTTGCCGTTCTGGAGATCAGGAGCCCGACCCGGAAGTCGTCCCTCTGAACGCGACACTGCAGACTCTGAA ACacagaaaaaagcagaacaacaaACCTCAGAAACGTACCAACAACAGACATGACCTCTACGTGGATGAACTG GACCGCCTGACTGCTGGAAGGCTACCAGAAACCGAGGCTAACCGGCTCCCTGAAGGCGAACTCATTCTAACTATCAATATCTACTTCCCAAGTACTGTGGAGAAA CATAACTTGCACTGTGGCTTTTGCATTGTGTTTACCTTGTGGGCCACCATCCTCCCAAACTTCCCCCAGTTTAACCACCTCAGAGCCCACACCACGCTGCTGATGACCGGCTCCCACACGCTGGCCGACCTCCGGGACGCCGTCTGCTGCGTCAGCGACCTGCAGGTGTGCGGCGAGTTCAGCAGCACGCCAGACATGGCGCCAGATTTCATGAGCAAA GATCTTTTCAAATCGGCCTACTTTTTCTTCGAAGGAGTTTTCTACAATGACATGCGCTATCCAGAGTGCCAGGACATCAGCAG TACGACCATCGACTGGGCAAAATCCCACAACTACCCGCAGTTCAGCACGGCCAAAATGGAGGACACGCGGTTTTTGGACCTGAAGGTGAAGGTGGGGTTTCCGTACCTCTACTGTCACCAAGGCGACTGCGAACACCTCGTCATCATCACTGACGTCAG ACTGGCGCACCGCAGCGACTGCCTGGACACGGACCTTTACCCGCTGCTCACCCATAAGAACCGCTTGGTGACCCAAAAATGTTCCGTCTGCCACGTCTTCATCGGCAG ATGGTACACCACCAGGGACCAGTTTGCGCCCAGCGACCCGTGTCTGTTCTGCGATAAATGTTTCCGGATGCTGCATTACGACAAGGAAGGGAACAAGCTGGGAGACTTCCTGGCGTATCCGTACGTGGACCGAGGCGCCTTCAACTGA
- the psip1a gene encoding PC4 and SFRS1 interacting protein 1a isoform X3 has protein sequence MAGDWKPGDLIFAKMKGYPHWPARIDEVPDGAVKPSNIKYPIFFFGTHETAFLGPKDIFPYQQHKEKYAKPNKRKGFNEGLWEIENNPKVELTAPKPVPPPSFLEKDLESGPEGEEDAADKGVKPKVSAQKESTDPSKPKRGRKKKGEQENEKNEDPGSPVSPSGGDAPKRRGRKPKTEKLLLLQQDQHGSGSEMETNESEKKRKRAAEDKQLNGEEEKRKKREGSKGKEVELKESEAKKKKDNGSSGSDDDESQKSKGRKKLQNAEADKDGRRWKADEPREADKEDVKKPEVGPKKKEMSTDLKLQKLHSEIKISLKIDNPDVKKCLDALDEIGSLQVTTQHLQKHSELIATLKKIRKFKASQDIMDKATMLYNKFKTMFLVGEGDCVLSQVLNKSLAEQRQHEEAKRGALKRAEHVKDCGTEPRRQSHADGAVTPSLIKSSCSADKVANGDASPEEKKTDKMEDASAGENHSPPKLQETA, from the exons ATGGCCGGAGACTGGAAGCCAGGCGACCTGATTTTTGCCAAAATGAAGGGTTATCCTCACTGGCCTGCGAGG atcgATGAAGTGCCAGACGGTGCTGTGAAACCGTCCAACATCAAATATCCGattttcttcttcggcactcaTGAAAC AGCGTTTCTTGGGCCGAAGGACATTTTTCCGTAccaacaacacaaagaaaaatatgcGAAACCAAACAAAAGGAAAGGCTTCAATGAAGGATTGTGGGAGATCGAAAACAACCCAAAAGTTGAGCTGACTGCGCCCAAG ccggttcctcctccttccttcctgGAAAAGGATTTGGAAAGCGGTCCGGAAGGAGAAGAAGACGCAGCCGATAAAGGAGTCAAACCCAAA GTTTCTGCTCAGAAAGAATCGACTGATCCCTCAAAACCCaaaagaggaaggaagaagaAG ggtGAGCAGGAGAACGAAAAAAACGAAGATCCTGGAAGCCCCGTTAGTCCATCAG GTGGAGACGCTCCGAAACGGCGAGGCAGGAAGCCGAAAACCGagaagctgctcctgctgcagcaggaccAACACGGCTCTGGGAGCGAAAT ggaGACGAACGAGTCTGAGAAGAAGCGAAAGAGGGCAGCGGAGGACAAGCAGCTGAAtggagaagaagagaagaggaagaagagggaggGCAGCAAGGGGAAGGAGGTGGAGCTAAAGGAGTCAgaggccaagaagaagaaggacaaCGGCTCGTCTGGCTCGGACGACGACGAG TCTCAGAAAAGCAAAGGGAGGAAGAAGCTGCAGAACGCGGAGGCGGATAAAGACGGGCGGCGCTGGAAAGCCGACGAACCGAGAGA ggcCGACAAAGAAGATGTGAAGAAACCTGAGGTGGGACCCAAGAAGaaag AAATGTCAACTGAcctgaaattacaaaaactcCACAGTGAGATCAAGATTTCCCTGAAAATCGACAACCCG GATGTGAAGAAATGTTTGGACGCGTTGGACGAGATCGGTTCTCTTCAGGTGACGACTCAGCACCTGCAGAAGCACAGCGAACTCATCGCCACGCTCAAGAAG ATCCGGAAGTTCAAGGCCAGCCAGGACATCATGGACAAAGCCACCATGCTGTACAACAAGTTCAAGACGATGTTCCTGGTGGGCGAGGGCGACTGCGTGCTGAGCCAGGTGTTGAACAAGTCGCTCGCCGAGCAGCGGCAGCATGAAGAGGCCAAGAGAGGAGCGCTGAAGAGAGCAGAGCACGTCAAGGACTGTGGCACAG AGCCGCGCCGGCAGTCACATGCTGACGGCGCTGTGACGCCATCGCTGATCAAATCTTCCTGCTCTGCAGACAAGGTGGCCAACGGCGACGCCAGCCCTGAGGAGAAGAAGACGGACAAGATGGAGGACGCCTCGGCGGGAGAAAACCACAG TCCTCCGAAACTTCAGGAGACGGCCTGA